The Vicia villosa cultivar HV-30 ecotype Madison, WI linkage group LG1, Vvil1.0, whole genome shotgun sequence genome includes a region encoding these proteins:
- the LOC131613624 gene encoding uncharacterized protein LOC131613624, translated as MVIDWRNFSWYLLTSSIIMVLRFVFAITHNLERRRGDSRRSCHNFTGLAKVAPGLILKSPLEASTSYSASSQTSEQADKTASQDSNSDIGAKNPPPKSGRVSSSASMPTGNNSTSAFINVSGHNLSRSLAAELLENSIVNQSASTREEDINNFPSRRRYGSPFLNQNDAGQLRGRTEIAPDQRKKFLQKFQEV; from the coding sequence ATGGTAATTGATTGGAGAAATTTCAGTTGGTATTTGCTAACTTCGTCGATTATTATGGTTCTTAGATTTGTGTTTGCTATCACACACAATCTTGAAAGACGACGCGGAGATTCTAGAAGATCTTGTCATAACTTCACTGGTCTTGCAAAGGTGGCACCTGGTCTCATCTTGAAGAGTCCTTTGGAAGCATCGACATCATATTCAGCGTCATCACAAACATCTGAGCAAGCTGACAAGACAGCGTCTCAAGATAGCAATTCTGACATTGGGGCAAAAAATCCACCTCCTAAAAGTGGAAGAGTCAGCTCTTCTGCTTCAATGCCTACCGGGAACAATTCCACTTCTGCTTTTATAAATGTTTCAGGTCATAACTTGTCCAGATCTCTGGCTGCCGAGTTATTGGAGAATTCTATTGTAAATCAATCGGCCTCTACAAGGGAAGAAGATATTAACAACTTCCCTAGCCGTAGGAGGTATGGAAGTCCCTTCCTGAATCAGAATGATGCGGGCCAGCTTCGTGGAAGAACTGAAATAGCTCCTGATCAAAGGAAAAAGTTTTTGCAAAAGTTTCAGGAAGTGTAA